A part of Terriglobus roseus genomic DNA contains:
- a CDS encoding lipopolysaccharide biosynthesis protein: MAVNTREASNSSASRAGALTRTVATASTRLLDLPTRYGLHLLIALRLGIEDVGAFYIVFSVMTMASGLGRLGVDRAMTREVAAALGRDLPSTARRIAWRGMRLTLVNSAVITAALVLLSKPIALYILHKPAMAIPLAIGAISIFPQNIANAAAGVLAGLGRVATSQMIYQWLWPALFCAGALVMHLDVNRTLLLIVAAMLLDAAFGVALMLRVLPVRHAEHQTLEVPSLSRLGVQLFSAELLQLAISSAPPFVLGIAASTTEVARYAVVWRIVLLLNLLVSAMAAVASPQFASASARGDRATLRRVAQQTVGITAVLSVLPTILLAINPTFFLNRFGAGYAPAAPAMRILLLGQLSLILCTGVPELLGMTGHARTLLKINAVSIAVLLLGLGALTPHFSDAGAAAGTALAMLVNAVGVSFAARRDLGLTPLWNFLQDGRLQLRRRLSPATPEDAPIDEDIADVSNV; encoded by the coding sequence ATGGCAGTTAACACTCGCGAAGCTTCCAACTCCTCCGCGTCACGCGCTGGTGCGCTCACTCGCACAGTAGCAACGGCGAGCACGCGTCTGCTTGATCTGCCGACGCGCTATGGTCTGCACCTGCTCATTGCGCTGCGCCTTGGCATTGAGGACGTGGGTGCGTTCTATATCGTCTTCAGCGTCATGACCATGGCCTCGGGGCTGGGCCGTCTCGGTGTGGATCGTGCGATGACACGCGAAGTCGCGGCTGCGCTGGGACGCGATCTCCCCAGTACTGCACGTCGTATCGCATGGCGCGGTATGCGCCTCACGCTGGTGAATTCTGCAGTGATTACTGCAGCGCTTGTACTGCTTTCGAAGCCGATCGCCTTGTACATCCTTCATAAACCGGCAATGGCGATTCCGTTGGCCATCGGTGCAATTTCCATTTTCCCGCAGAACATCGCCAACGCCGCAGCTGGTGTTTTGGCAGGTCTGGGGCGCGTTGCCACGAGCCAGATGATCTATCAATGGCTGTGGCCGGCTCTGTTCTGCGCCGGTGCACTCGTGATGCACCTTGATGTCAATCGCACGCTGCTGCTGATCGTGGCCGCTATGCTCCTGGATGCGGCGTTTGGAGTAGCCCTCATGTTGCGCGTGTTGCCGGTGCGTCACGCAGAACATCAGACGTTGGAAGTACCTTCACTCTCGCGGCTCGGCGTGCAGTTATTCAGCGCAGAGCTTCTGCAGCTTGCAATCTCTTCTGCGCCACCCTTCGTTCTTGGTATCGCTGCTTCCACGACTGAAGTTGCTCGTTACGCTGTGGTGTGGCGCATTGTGCTCCTGCTGAATCTTCTGGTTTCCGCGATGGCCGCTGTCGCTTCGCCTCAGTTTGCCTCTGCATCGGCTCGTGGTGATCGTGCAACTCTGCGACGTGTCGCACAACAGACTGTAGGGATAACTGCAGTTCTCTCTGTGTTGCCCACAATTCTTCTCGCTATCAATCCCACCTTCTTCCTCAATCGTTTTGGAGCGGGTTACGCACCGGCGGCTCCTGCCATGCGCATTCTGCTCCTCGGCCAACTTTCGCTCATCCTCTGCACGGGCGTACCGGAACTGCTCGGCATGACGGGCCACGCGCGTACGCTGCTGAAGATTAACGCTGTTTCCATTGCCGTTCTTTTGCTCGGACTGGGAGCGCTCACCCCGCATTTCAGTGACGCGGGAGCCGCCGCAGGTACGGCGTTGGCGATGCTCGTAAATGCTGTTGGAGTTAGCTTCGCAGCGAGGCGCGATCTGGGGCTTACGCCCCTCTGGAATTTTCTTCAGGATGGACGATTACAGCTTCGACGACGTCTTAGTCCGGCCACTCCTGAAGACGCGCCGATCGATGAAGACATCGCCGATGTCAGCAACGTCTAA
- a CDS encoding WecB/TagA/CpsF family glycosyltransferase — protein MSVRNLPYQPGTIDEVAMRVVLHAEAKQPTHLVIAVNGQVFVLGHQQPRFADVIRRAETVVLDGISIFLATRVLRDSHAHRVQGVKLVTRICECANPYSQRVMLLGGRPGAGEKMKELLAKTCPNLIVDAHCPPFGFERTEEGLETVREAVRNFAPDILFVAFGAPKQEFFMDEHIRPLNVPVAMAVGGSFEMISGMVPRAPEWMQAIGMEWLFRTIMEPRRLLWRYVYTNTVFIWLFLCERFSRPTNA, from the coding sequence TTGTCAGTAAGAAATCTGCCGTACCAGCCGGGCACCATCGACGAAGTTGCGATGCGCGTTGTGCTGCATGCGGAGGCGAAGCAACCTACTCATCTTGTCATCGCGGTTAACGGCCAGGTCTTTGTGCTTGGCCATCAGCAACCGCGTTTTGCTGATGTAATACGTCGTGCCGAGACGGTCGTTCTTGACGGTATTTCTATCTTCCTTGCGACGAGGGTGCTCCGTGATTCTCATGCACATCGTGTGCAAGGGGTGAAGCTGGTTACACGTATCTGCGAATGCGCCAATCCTTACTCGCAACGCGTGATGTTGCTTGGTGGACGTCCTGGTGCAGGCGAGAAGATGAAGGAACTACTCGCGAAGACATGTCCGAACCTGATCGTCGATGCACATTGTCCGCCATTCGGTTTTGAGCGGACAGAAGAAGGTTTGGAGACTGTACGCGAGGCTGTTCGCAATTTCGCACCAGACATTCTCTTCGTCGCCTTTGGCGCACCCAAACAGGAATTCTTCATGGATGAACACATTCGCCCTCTGAATGTTCCTGTGGCTATGGCAGTGGGTGGCAGTTTCGAGATGATCAGCGGCATGGTCCCCCGAGCTCCCGAATGGATGCAGGCGATTGGTATGGAGTGGCTGTTCCGTACCATCATGGAGCCGCGTCGTTTACTCTGGCGTTACGTTTATACAAATACGGTCTTTATCTGGCTCTTTCTGTGCGAACGATTTTCGCGACCCACAAACGCGTAA
- a CDS encoding dehydrogenase: MPLYRARAPLRLGLAGGGTDVSPYCDLFGGAVLNATISLFAHTTLQTNTNNCIRFVAQDLNIVEEFPVDAPIPEDNKLSLHRGVYNRMIADYREGKREPLTLITHCDAPAGSGLGSSSTMVVSMLRAFDEAWSLALGEYDLAQLAFAIERIDIGLHGGRQDQYAAAFGGFNFMEFHDTTQVLVNPLRVRPDIISELEASLILFYTGKSRSSAAIIEEESKNVRDKNEDAMDAMHRTKQEAFHMKAALLRGEVHGMGDIMKEAWRQKKRLASSISNATIDALYDTALREGAYCGKVSGAGGGGFMMFLVDPARRLRVEAALNATEAGRTMACSFMGEGATAWRAR; encoded by the coding sequence ATGCCTCTCTATCGCGCACGTGCGCCACTTCGTCTCGGCCTTGCCGGTGGTGGTACAGACGTTTCGCCTTACTGCGATCTCTTCGGTGGAGCTGTTCTCAACGCCACCATCAGTCTTTTCGCACACACCACGTTGCAGACAAACACGAACAACTGCATCCGTTTCGTCGCGCAGGATTTAAACATCGTAGAAGAGTTTCCGGTGGATGCCCCCATTCCCGAGGACAATAAACTCTCACTACACCGCGGCGTCTACAACCGCATGATCGCTGATTATCGCGAGGGTAAGCGTGAGCCGTTAACGCTCATCACGCATTGCGACGCGCCCGCGGGTAGCGGTCTCGGATCGTCGTCCACCATGGTCGTCTCTATGCTGCGCGCTTTTGATGAAGCATGGAGTCTCGCACTGGGCGAATATGATCTTGCGCAACTCGCCTTCGCGATTGAGCGTATCGATATTGGTTTGCATGGCGGACGGCAGGACCAATACGCAGCGGCCTTTGGCGGATTCAACTTCATGGAGTTCCATGACACAACGCAGGTACTGGTTAATCCACTGCGTGTGCGGCCAGATATCATCTCGGAACTTGAAGCGTCGTTGATACTTTTCTATACGGGTAAATCGCGTTCTTCCGCGGCCATCATCGAAGAGGAATCGAAGAACGTCCGCGACAAAAATGAAGATGCCATGGACGCGATGCATCGTACGAAGCAGGAGGCCTTCCACATGAAGGCCGCGTTGCTTCGCGGTGAAGTGCACGGCATGGGCGACATCATGAAAGAGGCGTGGCGGCAGAAGAAGCGTCTCGCATCCAGCATTTCCAACGCCACCATCGATGCTCTTTACGACACGGCGCTGCGCGAAGGCGCATACTGCGGCAAGGTTTCCGGTGCGGGCGGTGGTGGTTTCATGATGTTCCTCGTCGATCCAGCGCGTCGCTTGCGTGTGGAAGCCGCGTTGAACGCAACGGAAGCGGGTCGCACCATGGCATGCAGTTTCATGGGCGAAGGCGCCACAGCATGGCGTGCGCGCTAA
- a CDS encoding nucleotidyltransferase family protein, with translation MEAIILAGGKGTRLAGVVPNLPKPMAPIAGHPFLRYLLQSLQQQGFTRVILSIGHLAAEIRNGFAHWDGLLEIIFCEENEPLGTGGAIRAAMRMAQSESVFVLNGDTFATVDYMAMQEQYIADANSLSLALMPVPDTARYGAVEVEGIHVQGFSEKGRTGPGYINAGVYLMQRNLLETLDLPELFSFEEQVLMKHLHDLHPTAFLASGYFIDIGIPEDYARAQEELPREIRL, from the coding sequence ATGGAAGCCATCATTCTCGCAGGGGGAAAGGGAACACGCCTCGCCGGCGTCGTTCCGAATCTGCCTAAGCCCATGGCGCCCATCGCAGGACATCCGTTTCTTCGTTATCTTCTGCAGTCGCTGCAGCAGCAGGGTTTTACTCGCGTGATCCTTTCCATCGGACACCTCGCTGCAGAGATTCGCAATGGTTTCGCTCATTGGGACGGTCTCCTGGAAATAATCTTCTGTGAAGAAAATGAACCGCTCGGCACCGGCGGAGCGATTCGTGCCGCGATGCGCATGGCGCAAAGCGAGTCCGTCTTCGTGCTTAACGGCGACACCTTCGCTACGGTTGATTACATGGCGATGCAGGAACAATATATTGCCGACGCAAACTCACTCAGCCTTGCGCTGATGCCCGTTCCTGATACTGCACGTTATGGCGCCGTTGAAGTGGAGGGTATCCATGTGCAGGGCTTTTCAGAGAAGGGGCGAACCGGTCCGGGATATATCAATGCGGGTGTCTATCTTATGCAGCGCAATCTGTTGGAAACCCTCGACCTTCCGGAACTGTTCTCATTTGAAGAACAGGTGCTGATGAAGCATCTTCACGACCTGCATCCCACAGCCTTCCTTGCCAGCGGATACTTCATCGACATCGGTATCCCGGAAGACTACGCGCGCGCTCAGGAAGAACTTCCTCGCGAGATTCGGCTTTGA
- a CDS encoding GntR family transcriptional regulator — protein sequence MSDGTQRQSMADRVKHELLSRIMDGRMAPGQRIVELHIADEMKTSQGPVREALRELEAMDLIITEPYKGTRVREITPKQVEDAYDVRAVLERLAAVSAAKHFKGNVSALRKQAHAVETAARHKNQSAYGHHDVQFHRMIVAAANNRALLRSWEALAYEVRIATRLGKAHVDLLEAQAIHWQVIEALEKGNGAAAGRMLAANVVTAFHPHD from the coding sequence ATGTCAGATGGCACTCAGCGCCAGTCCATGGCGGATCGCGTCAAGCACGAGTTATTAAGTCGCATCATGGATGGCCGCATGGCGCCGGGCCAGCGCATCGTTGAACTCCATATTGCCGACGAGATGAAGACCAGCCAGGGTCCGGTGCGTGAAGCACTGCGCGAACTGGAAGCGATGGATCTCATCATCACGGAACCGTACAAGGGAACCCGCGTCCGCGAGATCACACCCAAGCAGGTAGAGGACGCCTACGATGTCCGCGCGGTATTAGAGAGGCTAGCCGCGGTTTCTGCTGCGAAGCATTTCAAGGGCAATGTGTCGGCATTGCGGAAGCAGGCGCATGCGGTGGAAACAGCAGCAAGGCATAAAAATCAAAGCGCTTATGGTCATCATGATGTGCAGTTCCATCGCATGATCGTAGCTGCCGCAAACAATCGTGCTCTGTTGCGAAGCTGGGAGGCGTTGGCGTATGAAGTTCGTATCGCCACACGTCTCGGCAAGGCGCATGTGGATTTGTTAGAAGCCCAGGCTATTCACTGGCAGGTAATCGAAGCGCTGGAAAAGGGCAACGGAGCTGCTGCCGGTCGCATGCTTGCAGCAAACGTTGTTACAGCGTTCCATCCCCATGATTGA
- a CDS encoding sugar phosphate isomerase/epimerase family protein, translated as MKLGLLTAVFGQLNFDQLLEELKKYPQLQTLEFGTGNFTVDSHVGLDDLLASPQRAKEFRRRVEDTGRIISALSCHGNSIHPDPAVAAREDKVFRNTIRLAQLLEVPVVNTFSGCPGAGPDDKIPNWITTPWPPEYSDALDWQWNERVIPYWKEAAAFAADHGIRVALEAHPGFVVYNPETALRLREAAGKSIGVNFDPSHFWWQGIDIPTAIADLGEAIFHFHAKDVFISPNNRAKNGVLDTKSYRHMAQRSWLFRSVGWGHSEIEWKAIASALRLAGYDYVLSIEHEDALASIHEGLSSAINMLSRVLLTEPQVEPWWT; from the coding sequence ATGAAATTAGGTCTTCTTACCGCTGTCTTCGGTCAACTGAATTTCGATCAACTCCTGGAAGAGTTGAAGAAATATCCGCAACTGCAGACTCTCGAATTTGGCACGGGAAACTTTACCGTCGACAGCCATGTTGGTCTGGATGATCTGCTTGCCTCGCCGCAACGCGCAAAAGAATTCCGCCGTCGCGTGGAAGACACCGGACGCATCATCAGCGCGCTCTCTTGCCATGGCAATTCCATTCATCCAGATCCTGCGGTGGCTGCGCGTGAAGATAAGGTATTTCGCAATACGATCCGGCTCGCGCAACTGTTGGAAGTCCCCGTGGTGAATACTTTCAGCGGTTGTCCTGGCGCAGGTCCTGATGACAAAATCCCGAACTGGATCACCACGCCGTGGCCGCCGGAATACTCTGATGCGCTCGATTGGCAGTGGAATGAGCGCGTGATTCCTTACTGGAAAGAAGCAGCCGCTTTCGCCGCCGATCACGGCATCCGGGTTGCGCTCGAAGCGCATCCGGGGTTTGTTGTGTACAACCCGGAAACAGCGTTGCGTCTGCGTGAAGCTGCAGGGAAGAGCATCGGTGTGAACTTTGATCCCAGCCATTTCTGGTGGCAGGGCATCGATATTCCCACGGCGATTGCAGACCTTGGCGAGGCCATCTTCCACTTCCATGCGAAGGACGTCTTCATCTCCCCCAATAATCGCGCCAAGAATGGTGTGCTGGACACGAAGAGCTATCGCCACATGGCGCAGCGTTCGTGGCTCTTCCGTTCGGTTGGCTGGGGGCACAGCGAGATTGAATGGAAAGCCATTGCGTCTGCTCTGCGCCTTGCGGGCTATGACTATGTGCTTTCCATTGAGCATGAGGATGCACTCGCAAGCATCCACGAAGGTCTAAGCTCCGCGATCAACATGCTCAGCCGCGTGCTTCTCACAGAACCGCAGGTAGAACCGTGGTGGACGTAG
- a CDS encoding nucleoside permease, with protein MTKVKLAAMMFLEFFIWGGWYVTVSTWVSQTLHFSGVQTGWIVGSTAIGALVSPFLAGWVADNLMPAQYMLALLHLVGAVLLYLASNQTHYGPLYGIILTYAVLFMPTLGLANTVAFRHINNPKTEFAPIRVLGTIGWICAGLLISFFHADATSLPLRISAVASVIMAFYALTLPSTPPQATEPFSVGNLFPVEVRRMFRDKSFLIFAIASFLICIPLQFYYAFTNPFLNQLQVHNAAGIMTGGQMSELGCMLLIPWFFRRLGVKWMLVSGMLAWVLRYAAFAYGNPGSGVWMLWLGILLHGICYDFFFVTGQIYTDRKAPLAYRSAAQGLITLITYGVGMLVGAWLSGVVVDKYATTLADGSTAHNWHAIWIVAAGLSLVVLILFTAVFKDNEDKADSTLGTTPLVVEGTAVAEGTV; from the coding sequence ATGACCAAAGTAAAACTTGCAGCAATGATGTTCCTGGAGTTCTTCATCTGGGGTGGGTGGTATGTAACCGTCAGCACTTGGGTGAGCCAGACGCTGCACTTCTCCGGTGTGCAAACCGGGTGGATTGTGGGTAGCACTGCCATTGGCGCGCTCGTCTCGCCGTTTCTGGCAGGATGGGTTGCGGATAACCTGATGCCCGCGCAGTACATGCTGGCGCTTCTTCACCTAGTCGGCGCCGTGCTGCTGTATCTGGCATCGAACCAGACTCATTATGGTCCCCTGTACGGCATCATCCTGACCTACGCGGTTCTGTTCATGCCCACGCTGGGGCTGGCGAATACGGTCGCCTTCCGCCACATCAACAATCCCAAGACGGAATTCGCACCCATCCGCGTGTTGGGCACTATTGGTTGGATCTGTGCTGGTCTGCTGATCAGCTTCTTCCACGCCGACGCCACGTCCCTGCCACTGCGCATCTCCGCAGTTGCCTCCGTGATCATGGCCTTCTACGCGCTGACGCTGCCCTCCACACCGCCGCAGGCCACCGAGCCCTTCTCTGTGGGCAACCTGTTCCCGGTGGAAGTGCGCCGCATGTTCCGCGATAAGAGCTTCCTGATCTTCGCGATAGCGTCTTTCCTGATCTGCATTCCGCTGCAGTTTTATTACGCTTTCACCAACCCCTTCCTGAACCAGCTGCAGGTACACAATGCAGCGGGCATCATGACCGGTGGACAGATGAGCGAATTGGGCTGCATGCTGCTCATCCCATGGTTCTTCCGCCGCCTGGGTGTGAAGTGGATGCTGGTCAGCGGCATGCTTGCATGGGTACTCCGCTACGCCGCCTTCGCTTACGGCAACCCCGGTTCAGGCGTATGGATGTTGTGGCTGGGCATCCTGCTGCACGGTATCTGCTATGACTTCTTCTTCGTCACAGGCCAGATCTACACCGACCGCAAGGCTCCGCTGGCCTACCGCAGCGCCGCACAGGGTCTGATCACCCTGATCACCTACGGTGTGGGTATGCTTGTGGGCGCATGGCTCAGCGGCGTGGTAGTGGACAAGTACGCCACCACCCTGGCCGACGGCTCCACAGCACACAACTGGCACGCGATCTGGATCGTGGCGGCGGGGCTTTCGCTGGTGGTTCTGATCCTGTTCACCGCCGTCTTCAAGGACAACGAAGACAAAGCAGATTCCACGCTGGGCACTACGCCATTGGTGGTGGAAGGCACGGCCGTAGCAGAAGGAACAGTCTAA
- a CDS encoding DinB family protein, with protein sequence MLRSVVFAASLLAATVLSAQSPAAPATLRSILLEQLRSSHNKAEWFTPVNAAVAGMSPEQASWIPRNAAGKVDPENNHSVGMLAAHLVFWNERSLQQLRGEKPAQFSGNNDETFNKFDAKSWADIVSRLDKVMIGFEEWTEHASDADLAKAASTLAHVGTHNAYHTGQILYVRKLQGSWNPANGVK encoded by the coding sequence ATGCTTCGTTCCGTCGTTTTCGCAGCATCGCTGTTGGCCGCGACTGTACTTTCCGCGCAGTCACCTGCCGCGCCCGCCACCCTACGGTCCATCCTGCTGGAGCAGTTGCGTTCGTCACATAACAAAGCAGAATGGTTTACGCCGGTGAACGCCGCCGTAGCGGGTATGTCTCCGGAACAGGCAAGCTGGATTCCCAGGAATGCCGCCGGCAAGGTCGACCCCGAAAATAACCATTCCGTGGGCATGCTGGCCGCGCATCTTGTCTTTTGGAATGAGCGAAGTCTCCAGCAGCTTCGTGGCGAAAAACCGGCGCAATTCAGTGGCAATAACGATGAAACGTTCAACAAATTCGACGCCAAGAGCTGGGCGGACATCGTCTCCCGCCTGGACAAGGTAATGATCGGTTTTGAGGAATGGACGGAGCATGCCTCCGATGCGGATCTGGCCAAGGCTGCCAGCACCCTGGCACACGTCGGAACACATAACGCTTACCATACCGGCCAGATTTTGTACGTACGCAAGCTGCAGGGTTCCTGGAATCCGGCAAACGGAGTCAAGTAA
- a CDS encoding M48 family metallopeptidase, which yields MKLKNLVLLTTLAAVPAVPVVAQTSGQQTPTSTQTPTSSNPGNTPQSKSPSNGGPTGDGPVTATKDDMDKARAEAAKNNNQPIPEPGDELKKDIKKGSEEDVSATGTRDIGGRGLGNWFSTDWEVRNGKSYAVEIERSSHLITDPVIVEYVNRVGQNIVKNSDAKVPFTIKVIDSDEINAMALPGGFFYVNSGLILAADNESELAGVMAHEIAHVCAHHAARQMTRLEYMQLSTVPLIFMGGYTAYGIYEASQLAIPLGFLKFSRNFEAEADYLGIQYAYRSGYDPQGLITMFEKLDALEKRKPGVLARAFSDHPQTPDRIDRSEQEIATILPARPDYLVTSSEFDDIKARLARIQNKRKVDGGKDGNKPTLRRTSASNNDPASTQDSGNSNDNRPVLNRRD from the coding sequence ATGAAACTGAAGAATCTGGTTCTCCTCACCACTCTTGCTGCGGTTCCAGCCGTGCCCGTGGTTGCACAAACATCCGGACAGCAAACGCCCACCTCCACGCAGACGCCCACGTCCTCCAATCCTGGCAATACGCCGCAGTCTAAGTCGCCCAGCAATGGTGGTCCCACCGGCGATGGCCCGGTGACTGCAACCAAGGACGACATGGACAAGGCGCGTGCGGAAGCAGCGAAGAATAACAATCAGCCCATTCCGGAGCCGGGCGACGAACTGAAGAAGGACATCAAGAAGGGTTCTGAAGAAGACGTCAGTGCCACAGGTACGCGCGACATCGGCGGTCGTGGCCTAGGCAACTGGTTTTCGACGGACTGGGAAGTCCGCAATGGCAAGTCCTACGCCGTTGAGATTGAGCGTTCCTCGCACCTCATCACAGACCCCGTCATCGTTGAGTATGTGAACCGCGTTGGCCAGAACATCGTGAAGAATTCCGATGCAAAGGTGCCCTTCACCATCAAGGTCATCGACTCCGACGAGATCAACGCCATGGCTTTGCCTGGTGGCTTCTTCTACGTGAACAGTGGCCTCATTCTTGCTGCGGACAATGAAAGCGAACTTGCTGGCGTTATGGCGCATGAGATTGCCCATGTCTGTGCGCACCATGCAGCTCGCCAGATGACGCGTCTGGAATACATGCAGCTTTCTACCGTGCCGCTTATCTTCATGGGTGGTTACACGGCTTATGGCATCTACGAAGCATCGCAGCTTGCTATTCCGCTCGGCTTCTTGAAGTTCTCGCGTAACTTCGAGGCGGAGGCTGACTATCTCGGCATCCAGTACGCGTATCGCTCTGGCTATGATCCGCAGGGCCTCATCACCATGTTTGAAAAGCTGGATGCGTTAGAGAAGCGCAAGCCCGGTGTTCTGGCCCGCGCATTCTCTGACCATCCGCAGACGCCCGATCGCATCGACCGTTCCGAGCAGGAGATCGCGACGATTCTTCCCGCGCGTCCGGATTATCTGGTCACGTCCTCCGAGTTTGATGACATCAAGGCACGTCTGGCTCGCATTCAGAACAAGCGCAAGGTTGATGGTGGCAAGGACGGCAACAAGCCCACGCTGCGCCGCACCTCTGCGAGCAATAACGATCCGGCCAGCACGCAGGACAGCGGCAACAGCAATGACAATCGTCCGGTGCTCAACCGCCGCGATTAA
- the sugE gene encoding quaternary ammonium compound efflux SMR transporter SugE, with amino-acid sequence MSNPWVLIFVAGLLETTWAVGLKYTHGFTRLFPSIFTLIALAGSMYLLARAAQTLPIGTAYAVWVGIGAVGAAILGIALFDEPATAPRLLFLTMLIGSILGLKYTSH; translated from the coding sequence ATGTCGAACCCCTGGGTTCTTATCTTTGTCGCGGGTCTTCTTGAAACCACATGGGCTGTTGGCCTGAAGTACACACACGGTTTCACTCGTTTGTTTCCCAGCATTTTCACACTCATCGCGCTCGCGGGCAGCATGTATCTGCTGGCGCGCGCCGCGCAGACGCTTCCCATCGGCACGGCATACGCCGTATGGGTTGGCATCGGTGCTGTAGGTGCAGCCATCCTGGGCATTGCACTCTTTGATGAACCGGCAACAGCGCCGCGTCTGCTGTTTCTCACGATGCTGATTGGCTCGATCCTCGGTCTAAAGTACACATCGCACTAA
- a CDS encoding family 43 glycosylhydrolase: MRIRSLLATLVFAATAMAQSTFTNPVLDHGPDPWVVRYKGSYFYMNTTGKDLQIRKTADMAALDKAAPVVVWTPEPGHAWSKELWAPELHRWGNKWYIYFAADAGKNEDHRIYVVENPSDDPTQGTWTLKGKVADSTDKWAIDASVFEHRGQHYIIWSGWQGDQDGEQDIFIAHMSDPWTIDSPRTLIGKPTYDWELHGDLPGRHVSVNEGPEFLPHGDKLFVTFSANGCWTDFYSLGELEAKANANLLDAKSWTKIDHPFFTTDASAHAFSPGHNGFFNAPNGQNWIVYHANPEAGQGCGIHRSPRIQPFIWNADGTPNFGKPVPINQPMTAPR; encoded by the coding sequence ATGCGTATTCGATCTCTTCTTGCCACGCTTGTTTTCGCAGCCACTGCCATGGCGCAGTCCACCTTTACGAATCCGGTGCTCGATCACGGCCCCGACCCGTGGGTGGTTCGTTACAAGGGTTCCTATTTCTACATGAACACCACAGGCAAGGATCTGCAGATACGTAAGACCGCGGATATGGCTGCTTTAGACAAGGCTGCGCCGGTGGTCGTGTGGACTCCCGAACCAGGTCACGCTTGGTCGAAAGAGCTGTGGGCGCCAGAGCTGCATCGCTGGGGCAACAAGTGGTACATCTACTTTGCTGCGGACGCAGGAAAGAATGAAGACCATCGCATCTACGTAGTCGAAAATCCGTCAGACGATCCCACGCAGGGCACATGGACGCTGAAAGGCAAGGTCGCCGACAGCACAGACAAGTGGGCTATTGATGCTTCTGTCTTCGAGCATCGCGGCCAGCATTACATCATCTGGTCAGGTTGGCAGGGCGATCAGGATGGCGAGCAGGATATCTTCATTGCGCACATGAGTGACCCGTGGACCATCGATAGTCCGCGTACGCTCATCGGTAAACCCACCTACGATTGGGAACTGCACGGTGATCTGCCAGGGCGCCACGTCAGTGTGAATGAAGGCCCGGAGTTTCTGCCGCATGGCGACAAGCTCTTTGTCACCTTCTCCGCCAACGGATGCTGGACAGATTTTTATTCGCTCGGTGAGCTCGAAGCAAAAGCAAATGCGAATCTGCTGGACGCAAAGAGTTGGACGAAGATTGATCATCCTTTCTTCACAACAGACGCATCGGCACACGCATTCAGTCCCGGTCACAACGGTTTCTTTAACGCACCCAACGGTCAGAATTGGATCGTTTATCACGCAAACCCAGAAGCCGGACAGGGCTGCGGTATTCATCGTTCGCCGCGCATCCAACCCTTTATATGGAATGCAGACGGTACGCCGAATTTCGGCAAGCCGGTGCCTATCAACCAGCCCATGACTGCACCGAGGTGA
- a CDS encoding DUF3291 domain-containing protein: MHVSLTRLRIRSLRFLPGFMVYALRSESQVRGAAGFRQGSLLPDRKRTFWTMTLWDSSESMRAYMTSGAHKAAMPKLLHWCDQASVTHWETDEDTLPSWEFAATRMRSQGRPSKVLHPASGHADLTFDPPRLSPFKPIAPR; encoded by the coding sequence ATGCATGTGAGTCTCACGCGCCTGCGCATTCGTTCCCTGCGATTTCTTCCCGGATTTATGGTGTATGCGCTACGGTCAGAGTCTCAGGTCCGCGGCGCGGCAGGCTTTCGTCAAGGTTCGTTGCTGCCGGATCGCAAACGCACTTTCTGGACCATGACGTTGTGGGACAGTTCAGAGAGTATGCGTGCGTATATGACTTCTGGAGCGCATAAAGCAGCCATGCCAAAGCTATTGCATTGGTGCGATCAGGCCAGCGTAACGCACTGGGAGACAGATGAAGACACGTTGCCTTCATGGGAGTTTGCAGCCACTCGCATGCGAAGCCAGGGACGTCCATCCAAGGTGTTGCATCCTGCGTCCGGTCATGCTGACCTTACGTTCGATCCGCCACGTCTGAGTCCGTTCAAACCCATCGCGCCGCGCTAG